A section of the Campylobacter lanienae NCTC 13004 genome encodes:
- a CDS encoding 2-oxoglutarate ferredoxin oxidoreductase subunit beta — protein sequence MAFNYDNYLRTSKMPTLWCWGCGDGVILKSVIRAIDAMGWNMDDVCVVSGIGCSGRFSSYVNCNTVHTTHGRAIAYATGIKLANPDKHVIVVTGDGDGLAIGGNHTIHGCRRNIDINHILINNFIYGLTNSQTSPTTPQGFWTVTAQWGNIDPNFDAAKLATAAGATFVGRETVINPTRIEKMLIEGFKHEGYSFFDIFSNCHINLGRKNKMGEATQMVKWIDERTLPKAKFETLSDEEKKGKFPTGVLFKDENRIEYCKAYAKVKEAAQNKTKVNFEEII from the coding sequence ATGGCTTTTAATTATGATAATTATTTAAGAACAAGCAAAATGCCAACACTTTGGTGCTGGGGTTGTGGTGATGGTGTAATTTTAAAAAGTGTTATCCGTGCTATAGATGCGATGGGATGGAATATGGATGATGTCTGCGTAGTAAGCGGTATCGGATGTAGCGGACGCTTTTCAAGTTATGTTAATTGCAACACAGTTCATACAACTCACGGCCGTGCGATCGCATATGCTACAGGTATCAAACTAGCAAATCCAGATAAACATGTAATAGTAGTAACTGGTGATGGCGATGGCTTGGCAATCGGTGGTAATCATACAATCCATGGATGTCGTAGAAATATAGATATTAATCACATTTTAATTAATAACTTTATTTACGGCCTTACAAACTCACAAACAAGCCCTACAACTCCACAAGGCTTTTGGACTGTTACAGCTCAATGGGGAAATATAGATCCAAATTTTGATGCTGCTAAATTAGCAACAGCAGCCGGTGCAACATTTGTCGGTCGTGAGACTGTAATTAACCCAACTAGAATAGAAAAAATGCTAATTGAAGGGTTTAAACACGAGGGTTATAGCTTTTTTGATATATTCTCTAACTGCCATATAAATTTAGGTAGAAAAAACAAAATGGGCGAAGCTACTCAGATGGTTAAATGGATAGATGAGAGAACTCTGCCTAAGGCTAAATTTGAAACATTAAGCGATGAAGAGAAAAAAGGCAAATTCCCTACTGGTGTGCTATTTAAAGATGAAAATCGCATAGAGTATTGTAAAGCATATGCTAAAGTTAAAGAAGCAGCTCAAAATAAGACAAAAGTGAATTTTGAGGAGATAATATGA
- a CDS encoding aminotransferase class III-fold pyridoxal phosphate-dependent enzyme translates to MLMNNYSRADVGFIKGKGAVLWDKSGKDYIDFASGIGVCALGHSHKGVAKVVAKQAKTLLHTSNLYNIAPQAKLANKISNLLGGGYELFFANSGAEANECAIKLARKFGFSKGRKSEIISLKNSFHGRTIATLAMTGQDKFHPDEFGAYPDGFKFYDSIDDIIANLNENTAAVIIELVQGEGGINPLDKDKVQNLAKILNQKDILLITDEVQCGVYRTGEFVTSKLYDITPDIITFAKGLGNGVPISACATRKSIFSPGDHGSTFGGGFLVTAVSEYVLDRLDELKNSGKLDKIIAKFEKKIDKLIEENSDIFLKRVGLGLMQGVVLKDPNLLSQIVSKALENRVLVLRSGDRTLRFLPPLNLSKKEMKEGFMRLKKAISEINK, encoded by the coding sequence ATGCTAATGAATAATTACTCTAGAGCAGATGTTGGTTTTATCAAAGGCAAAGGCGCTGTTTTATGGGATAAGAGTGGCAAAGATTATATAGATTTTGCTAGTGGGATTGGGGTTTGTGCTTTAGGTCATAGCCACAAAGGCGTAGCGAAAGTGGTTGCAAAACAAGCCAAAACTCTCTTACACACTTCAAATTTATATAATATTGCCCCGCAAGCCAAACTTGCTAATAAGATATCAAATTTACTTGGTGGTGGATATGAGCTATTTTTTGCTAACAGCGGTGCTGAAGCAAATGAGTGTGCGATAAAATTAGCTAGAAAATTTGGTTTTAGCAAGGGCAGAAAAAGCGAGATTATTAGCCTTAAAAACTCATTTCACGGCAGGACAATCGCTACTCTAGCGATGACAGGGCAGGATAAATTTCATCCAGATGAATTTGGTGCTTATCCAGATGGATTTAAATTCTATGATAGCATAGATGATATTATCGCAAATTTAAATGAAAATACCGCAGCTGTGATAATAGAGCTAGTCCAAGGTGAAGGCGGGATAAATCCACTTGATAAGGATAAAGTTCAAAATTTAGCTAAAATTTTAAATCAAAAAGATATCCTACTCATCACTGATGAAGTCCAGTGTGGCGTCTATCGTACAGGGGAGTTTGTCACCTCTAAGCTATATGATATCACACCTGATATCATCACATTCGCCAAAGGGCTTGGTAATGGTGTGCCAATTAGTGCGTGTGCAACTAGAAAATCTATATTTTCGCCAGGAGATCATGGTAGCACCTTTGGTGGTGGATTTTTGGTTACAGCTGTATCAGAGTATGTCTTAGATAGGTTGGATGAGCTTAAAAATAGTGGAAAATTGGATAAAATAATAGCTAAATTTGAGAAGAAAATAGATAAATTAATAGAAGAAAATAGCGATATTTTTCTTAAAAGAGTAGGTCTTGGCTTGATGCAAGGTGTAGTCCTTAAAGATCCAAATTTATTATCTCAAATCGTATCAAAAGCTTTAGAAAATAGGGTTTTGGTCTTAAGATCTGGCGATAGAACGCTAAGATTTTTACCACCACTAAATTTAAGTAAAAAAGAGATGAAAGAGGGCTTTATGAGGTTAAAAAAAGCAATTAGTGAGATCAATAAATGA
- a CDS encoding 2-oxoacid:acceptor oxidoreductase family protein, with translation MSLTELRFVGVGGQGVILAGEILSAAKIEAGGYGVKASTYTSQVRGGPTKVDIILSDEEIKYPYANEGEICFMLATAQNSYNAFKDGVKEGGIIVVEPNLVKPSEEDKKRWKIYEIPIISIAKDEVGNVITQSVVALGVAVKFTGVMDEEIVRNKMLSSVPDKVKEANNKAYDLGLAYAAKCMQ, from the coding sequence ATGAGTTTAACAGAGTTAAGATTTGTCGGTGTTGGTGGTCAAGGTGTTATATTGGCTGGAGAGATCTTATCAGCAGCTAAAATTGAAGCTGGCGGATATGGAGTCAAGGCCTCAACATATACTTCTCAAGTTCGTGGTGGCCCAACAAAGGTTGATATAATTTTAAGCGATGAAGAGATCAAATATCCATATGCTAATGAGGGCGAAATTTGCTTTATGTTAGCAACTGCTCAAAATAGCTATAACGCATTTAAAGATGGTGTTAAAGAGGGCGGTATAATCGTAGTAGAACCAAATTTGGTTAAGCCTAGTGAAGAGGACAAAAAACGCTGGAAAATCTATGAAATTCCTATCATCTCAATTGCCAAAGATGAAGTTGGAAATGTGATTACTCAAAGCGTTGTCGCTCTTGGTGTAGCTGTTAAATTCACAGGCGTTATGGATGAAGAGATCGTAAGAAATAAGATGTTAAGCTCAGTTCCAGATAAGGTAAAAGAAGCAAACAATAAAGCTTATGATCTAGGACTTGCATACGCTGCTAAATGTATGCAATAA
- a CDS encoding 2-oxoglutarate synthase subunit alpha, whose product MRELITTGNALAAKAAIECGCNFFGGYPITPSSEIAHELSVALPKSGGNFIQMEDEIGGISVALGASMTGAKAMTASSGPGISLKAEQIGLGFIAEIPLVIANVMRGGPSTGLPTRVAQGDILQAKSPSHGDFCSIAVAPGNLDEIYTETVRAFNLANRFSTPVFLLLDETIGHMQGKATIPDVKDLVIEPRREFKGDPAEYNPYEAKEDEPATLNPFFKGYRYHITGLHHGPTGFPTEDGKIVDYNIKRLFNKIHAHLDEVIKFEEYKLEDADICIICYGSVSLAAKEAVDKLRDEGIKVGIFRPITIWPSPEAKIKEICSKFKNILVTELNMGQYLGEIQRCALRDDFKTLLKANGRPISPSEIISKVKEF is encoded by the coding sequence ATGAGAGAGTTAATAACGACAGGAAATGCTTTAGCAGCAAAAGCAGCTATTGAGTGTGGCTGTAATTTTTTTGGTGGTTATCCTATTACCCCATCAAGCGAAATCGCACATGAATTAAGCGTAGCACTACCAAAAAGTGGTGGTAATTTTATCCAAATGGAAGATGAGATCGGCGGTATCTCAGTAGCACTTGGTGCTAGTATGACTGGAGCGAAAGCTATGACGGCAAGCTCAGGCCCTGGTATTTCGCTCAAAGCTGAACAAATCGGCCTTGGATTTATCGCTGAAATTCCTTTGGTAATCGCAAATGTAATGCGTGGTGGCCCATCAACTGGTCTTCCAACTCGTGTGGCACAAGGCGATATTTTACAAGCTAAAAGCCCAAGCCATGGTGATTTTTGCTCTATTGCAGTAGCGCCAGGAAATTTAGATGAAATTTACACTGAAACAGTAAGAGCATTTAATCTAGCAAATAGATTTAGTACCCCTGTATTTTTGCTACTTGATGAGACTATAGGTCATATGCAAGGCAAGGCTACTATACCAGATGTTAAAGATTTAGTAATCGAGCCTAGACGAGAATTTAAAGGCGATCCAGCAGAGTATAATCCATATGAAGCCAAAGAGGATGAGCCAGCTACGCTAAATCCATTTTTCAAAGGTTATCGCTATCACATCACAGGCCTACATCACGGTCCTACAGGATTCCCTACAGAAGATGGCAAAATAGTTGATTATAATATCAAAAGATTATTTAATAAAATTCACGCCCACCTAGATGAAGTGATAAAATTTGAAGAGTATAAGCTAGAAGATGCTGATATTTGTATTATTTGTTACGGAAGTGTGAGCTTAGCAGCTAAAGAAGCAGTAGATAAACTTCGAGATGAAGGTATAAAAGTAGGTATATTTAGACCTATTACTATATGGCCAAGCCCAGAAGCTAAAATCAAAGAGATATGCTCTAAATTTAAAAATATTTTAGTAACTGAGCTAAATATGGGACAATATCTAGGCGAGATACAAAGATGTGCTTTAAGAGATGATTTTAAAACACTATTAAAAGCAAACGGCAGACCGATTAGCCCGAGTGAAATTATTAGCAAAGTTAAGGAGTTTTAA
- the fliL gene encoding flagellar basal body-associated protein FliL, with protein MADEDIKLESKKSPVVLIAIIGVVVFLLIIGVIVVMLLMSGGNDKQVAQAANVPTTQAAPKQRSNDFFNIGPVYPMEQYVVNLLSESGTRYLKTTMNLELSEETLSPEIDKKQALIRDIIIRSLSAKTYEDVSTAKGKERLKDELVTRINEVLRDGYIKNVFFTDFIVQ; from the coding sequence ATGGCTGATGAAGATATTAAGCTAGAGAGCAAAAAAAGCCCAGTGGTGCTAATTGCTATTATAGGTGTGGTTGTCTTTTTGTTGATTATAGGTGTGATTGTTGTTATGCTTTTGATGAGTGGTGGCAATGATAAACAAGTCGCTCAAGCCGCAAATGTCCCTACTACACAAGCAGCACCAAAGCAACGCTCAAATGATTTTTTCAATATTGGGCCTGTCTATCCAATGGAGCAATATGTTGTGAATTTGCTTAGTGAGAGTGGTACTAGATATCTTAAAACTACTATGAATTTGGAATTAAGCGAGGAGACTCTAAGCCCAGAAATCGACAAAAAACAAGCGTTGATTAGAGATATAATCATTAGAAGTCTATCGGCTAAAACTTATGAAGATGTAAGCACAGCCAAAGGCAAAGAGCGTCTCAAAGATGAATTAGTAACTAGAATAAATGAAGTCCTAAGAGATGGATATATCAAAAATGTATTTTTCACTGATTTCATTGTCCAATGA
- a CDS encoding trimeric intracellular cation channel family protein, with product MEAFLFAEYVGIASASLSGFLFGIRRGCDWLGVFLAAFLTALGGGLIRDMIVGRPAYSFTHYIPVCIVLSVMILAFLLKFHQKDRNNLDKKFIFIMTDAVDVVSFSIVGAIVSLEFGLNIFGVIMVAFFNGVGGGIIRDMLLNEVPWFLKTGLYGTISMGVGAIYYLMYLAGLTSIYWIFVLFTFGVAWRLVAYYRNWNLPQIHYKD from the coding sequence ATGGAAGCTTTTTTATTTGCAGAATATGTAGGTATAGCATCGGCATCTTTGAGTGGCTTTTTGTTTGGGATACGCAGAGGTTGTGACTGGCTAGGCGTATTCTTAGCAGCGTTTTTAACGGCACTTGGCGGGGGATTAATTCGTGATATGATAGTTGGTCGCCCTGCTTATTCTTTTACGCATTATATTCCTGTTTGTATAGTTTTGTCTGTTATGATTTTGGCTTTTTTGCTTAAATTTCACCAAAAAGATAGAAATAATTTGGATAAAAAATTTATATTTATTATGACAGATGCTGTGGATGTGGTTAGCTTTTCTATTGTTGGGGCTATTGTATCTTTGGAATTTGGGCTTAATATTTTTGGTGTGATTATGGTGGCATTTTTTAATGGTGTTGGTGGTGGAATCATAAGAGATATGCTTTTAAATGAGGTTCCTTGGTTTTTAAAAACTGGATTATATGGTACTATAAGTATGGGAGTTGGGGCAATATATTATTTAATGTATTTAGCAGGTTTGACTAGTATTTATTGGATATTTGTCCTATTTACTTTTGGTGTTGCATGGCGGCTTGTAGCATACTATAGAAATTGGAATTTGCCGCAAATTCACTATAAGGATTGA
- a CDS encoding flavodoxin domain-containing protein, with the protein MAKVGIVYGSNAGDTKVVAEYISQSFDSEVIDAKDLTIDFLTKYDKLIFAASTHGHGELQKDFRAKLNIINEADFGGKTLALVGLGGTIKHPTTFLDGLVEFLPLIRGAKLVGATDIDGYAFKNSLSFINGKFVGLAIDYKNDENWQKRADKWIEDIKSEF; encoded by the coding sequence ATGGCAAAAGTTGGTATAGTATATGGCTCAAATGCCGGAGATACTAAAGTTGTAGCAGAGTATATAAGTCAGAGTTTTGATAGTGAAGTAATCGACGCAAAAGATCTTACGATTGATTTTTTAACCAAATATGATAAGTTGATTTTCGCAGCTTCTACACATGGCCATGGAGAGCTACAAAAAGATTTTAGAGCTAAATTAAATATCATTAATGAAGCTGATTTTGGTGGTAAAACTTTGGCTCTTGTGGGTCTTGGTGGGACTATTAAACATCCTACTACATTTCTTGATGGTTTAGTAGAGTTTTTACCATTAATTCGTGGTGCTAAGCTTGTAGGTGCTACAGATATTGATGGATATGCTTTTAAAAATTCACTATCATTTATAAATGGCAAATTTGTAGGTCTTGCTATTGATTATAAAAATGATGAAAATTGGCAAAAAAGAGCTGATAAGTGGATTGAAGATATTAAATCTGAATTTTAA
- a CDS encoding 4Fe-4S dicluster domain-containing protein: MIEQPLNTAVWVDESRCKACDICVSYCPAGVLNMKEDIHAIQGMMIEVSHPESCIGCRDCELHCPDFAIYVAEKGFKFAKLSPEAKERAAAIKANHFRKVN, from the coding sequence ATGATAGAACAACCGCTTAATACAGCTGTTTGGGTCGATGAGAGTAGGTGTAAGGCTTGCGATATTTGCGTAAGCTATTGTCCTGCTGGTGTTTTAAATATGAAAGAAGATATCCACGCTATTCAAGGAATGATGATAGAAGTTAGCCATCCAGAGTCATGTATCGGCTGTAGGGATTGTGAGCTTCACTGCCCTGATTTTGCTATTTATGTGGCTGAAAAGGGATTTAAATTCGCAAAACTTAGCCCTGAAGCTAAGGAGAGAGCAGCCGCAATCAAGGCAAATCATTTTAGGAAAGTTAATTAA
- the acpS gene encoding holo-ACP synthase translates to MIGIDIVSIDRIAAAKSRHGDLFLRRFLNNSEIELAKNSATIAGFWAAKEAISKALGCGIGAEFGFSDAIIYKDNKGAPKIKFASHIISKFGIKSSSLSITHDGGFAIAAVIIER, encoded by the coding sequence ATGATAGGCATTGATATCGTAAGTATAGATAGGATCGCTGCTGCTAAGAGTAGGCACGGCGACCTATTTTTGCGTAGATTTTTAAATAATAGCGAGATTGAACTTGCTAAAAATAGTGCTACTATAGCTGGTTTTTGGGCTGCTAAAGAGGCTATTAGCAAGGCCCTTGGTTGTGGCATTGGGGCGGAGTTTGGCTTTAGCGATGCTATCATTTACAAAGATAATAAAGGCGCCCCAAAGATTAAATTCGCTTCTCATATAATTTCTAAATTTGGTATCAAAAGCTCATCTCTTAGCATTACCCACGATGGTGGATTTGCTATCGCTGCGGTGATAATCGAGCGTTAA
- a CDS encoding fumarylacetoacetate hydrolase family protein: MRFISYKQNNQIKLGVMSANNGVIDISSVGINKKDMNELIITLTQAEREILEDISSKSGGEPYENIEKLPPILSPLQDIICLGINYMEHAKESYRFKKIEFDGKREFPVYFGKRANYILGDGAIFPSHTQITQTLDYEVELALIISKDAYNIPIDRALEYVFGYTILNDISSRDIQNRYKQWYYGKSLDGSTLMGPWIETNLDISNLKISSKVNGELRQNANTADMIFDAAYIISDLSLGMTLKAGTIISLGTPSGVGMGFTPPKYLKKDDIIECEIEGIGVLRNIVGE; the protein is encoded by the coding sequence ATGAGGTTTATCAGCTATAAACAAAATAACCAAATCAAGCTTGGTGTAATGAGCGCAAATAACGGCGTAATAGATATTAGTAGTGTTGGAATCAATAAAAAAGATATGAATGAGCTAATCATCACATTAACTCAAGCCGAGCGTGAAATTTTAGAAGATATAAGCTCAAAAAGTGGAGGTGAGCCGTATGAAAATATAGAGAAATTACCGCCGATTTTATCCCCACTTCAAGATATTATCTGTCTTGGAATCAACTATATGGAGCATGCTAAAGAGTCTTATAGATTCAAAAAAATTGAATTTGATGGCAAGAGAGAATTCCCGGTATATTTTGGTAAAAGGGCGAACTATATTTTAGGCGATGGGGCTATATTTCCTAGTCATACTCAGATAACGCAAACTTTGGATTATGAAGTAGAACTAGCTTTAATCATCTCTAAAGATGCTTATAATATACCGATAGATAGGGCTTTGGAGTATGTTTTTGGTTATACTATTTTAAATGATATAAGCTCACGAGATATCCAAAATCGATATAAGCAGTGGTATTATGGTAAAAGCCTAGATGGCTCAACACTTATGGGGCCATGGATTGAGACTAACCTTGATATATCAAATTTAAAAATCAGCTCAAAAGTAAATGGTGAGTTGCGACAAAATGCAAATACTGCTGATATGATATTTGACGCTGCTTATATAATAAGCGATCTTAGTTTGGGTATGACTTTAAAAGCTGGCACTATAATATCGCTTGGTACGCCAAGTGGAGTAGGGATGGGATTTACCCCGCCAAAATATCTTAAAAAAGATGATATAATAGAGTGCGAGATAGAAGGAATCGGAGTACTAAGAAATATAGTTGGCGAGTAG